One region of Deltaproteobacteria bacterium genomic DNA includes:
- a CDS encoding ATP-binding cassette domain-containing protein, translated as MSIVVEQITKRQGALLVLDHVSVEIPDGQLFVLLGASGSGKSTLLRIIAGLTAADSGRIVLHGRDVTALPPQERGVGFVFQNYSIFRHMSVAENIEFGMRIHKTPAAARARRSEELLDLVDLSGLGGRFAHQLSGGQQQRVALARALAYEPSVLLLDEPFGALDVKIRRQLRQSLREVQNRLGVTTVLVTHDQEEAFELADQIGIVERGRLLEVGPCEKLYSRPRTHAVATFLGEGTVLVGAIRDGEAHFGSVRIPFPAEVPRDKGTTVQLLFRPEQVGLAMESPPDDRPVLGKGVVVERTFVGAHQRVRLRLPHLAETRQIAPALPFGEEGLLVDALVRGDDPLAAEDWWVYLRGWHVMLRRPQPRVLICDPGEGPVAHLSLGARLVAALDAEGVLLAVGSGSRQDALRTRLQERQRASGLLKVALELAEGDVPERILDLQARGQFDLLIFGEPGRRVRRPARWGATVTAVAERAGVPLLVAKGERTSVERLLICTAAGEPGKLDVQFGGWLARRLRAHATLFYVARAPDEPGPIVQSHLERAAATLRALDVSCDVLVGRAATPTEGILTEARQGQHDLIILGLAGPERRSLFGLTDLPRQVLQGATQGVLLVPPRAE; from the coding sequence ATGTCCATCGTCGTCGAACAGATCACCAAGCGCCAGGGAGCCCTGCTGGTCCTCGACCACGTCTCGGTCGAGATCCCCGACGGTCAGCTCTTCGTGCTCCTCGGCGCCAGCGGCAGCGGCAAGAGCACGCTCCTGCGCATCATCGCCGGCCTGACCGCCGCCGACAGCGGCCGCATCGTGCTCCACGGCCGGGACGTCACGGCGCTGCCCCCCCAGGAGCGCGGGGTGGGGTTCGTCTTCCAGAACTACTCCATCTTTCGTCACATGAGCGTGGCCGAGAACATCGAGTTCGGCATGCGCATCCACAAGACACCCGCGGCGGCGCGCGCCCGGCGGTCCGAGGAGCTCCTCGACCTCGTCGACCTCTCGGGCCTCGGCGGCCGCTTCGCCCACCAGCTCTCGGGCGGACAGCAGCAGCGTGTGGCGCTCGCCCGGGCGCTGGCCTACGAGCCCAGCGTCCTCCTGCTCGACGAACCCTTCGGCGCGCTCGACGTGAAGATCCGGCGGCAGCTCCGTCAGAGCCTGCGCGAGGTGCAGAATCGCCTCGGCGTGACCACCGTCCTCGTCACACACGATCAGGAGGAGGCCTTCGAGCTCGCCGACCAGATCGGCATCGTGGAGCGTGGCCGCCTGCTCGAGGTCGGCCCCTGCGAGAAGCTCTACAGCCGACCGCGCACCCACGCGGTGGCCACCTTTCTCGGCGAGGGAACGGTGCTGGTCGGGGCGATCCGCGACGGAGAGGCCCACTTCGGCTCCGTCCGCATTCCCTTCCCGGCCGAGGTCCCGCGGGACAAGGGGACCACGGTACAGCTCCTCTTCCGGCCGGAGCAGGTCGGCCTGGCGATGGAATCGCCCCCCGACGACCGGCCGGTCCTCGGCAAGGGGGTCGTGGTCGAGCGGACCTTCGTCGGGGCGCACCAGCGCGTCCGCCTGCGCCTGCCGCACCTGGCCGAGACGCGCCAGATCGCCCCGGCCCTCCCCTTCGGCGAGGAGGGCTTGCTCGTGGACGCGCTCGTTCGCGGAGACGATCCCCTCGCCGCGGAGGACTGGTGGGTCTACCTGCGCGGATGGCACGTGATGCTCCGCCGCCCCCAGCCGCGCGTCCTCATCTGCGACCCCGGAGAGGGACCGGTCGCGCACCTTTCCCTCGGAGCGCGCCTCGTGGCCGCCCTCGACGCCGAGGGAGTGCTCCTCGCCGTGGGGAGCGGGTCGCGCCAGGACGCTCTACGGACCCGGCTGCAGGAGCGCCAGCGCGCCTCCGGGCTGCTCAAGGTGGCCTTGGAGCTGGCCGAAGGCGACGTCCCGGAGCGCATCCTTGACCTGCAGGCGCGTGGCCAGTTCGACCTGCTCATCTTCGGCGAGCCCGGGCGGCGCGTCCGTCGCCCCGCGCGCTGGGGCGCCACCGTGACGGCGGTGGCCGAGCGGGCGGGCGTGCCGCTCCTCGTGGCCAAGGGGGAACGCACCTCCGTGGAGCGCCTCCTCATCTGCACCGCCGCCGGCGAGCCGGGGAAGCTGGACGTGCAGTTCGGCGGCTGGCTCGCGCGACGCCTCCGCGCCCATGCCACGCTCTTCTACGTCGCGCGCGCCCCCGACGAACCCGGCCCGATCGTCCAGTCGCACCTCGAACGCGCCGCCGCCACGCTGCGCGCCCTCGACGTGAGCTGCGACGTGCTCGTAGGCCGCGCTGCCACTCCCACCGAGGGGATCCTCACCGAGGCCCGTCAGGGCCAACACGATCTCATCATCCTCGGCCTCGCAGGTCCCGAGCGGCGATCCCTCTTCGGCCTGACCGACCTTCCCCGCCAGGTGCTCCAGGGAGCGACCCAAGGCGTCCTGCTCGTGCCGCCGCGAGCGGAGTGA
- a CDS encoding ABC transporter permease subunit — MSGVPSSPARPGRALVPVGLLVLVLLPILLMPLASVFIFAFRGGLGAFLDALRSPDAQYALRFSILIAIVTSAVNAVLGTYAAYVLAKYRFPGERSLGIIVNLPVAIPTVVVGTSLLLLWGPIGLLGLALEPLGLQPMFTPVGVLLAHIFVTFPYMLGAVKPLLDEFETTYEEAAYTMGASRWQTFRHVVLPALRGGIFTGSLLTFAHSLGEFGATVMVSGNLRLRTQTAPLYIFAQFEAGNVAGANAVAAVLAVLSFLIFLVLLRFTGRRDKAGH; from the coding sequence ATGAGCGGAGTCCCGAGCAGCCCCGCTCGGCCGGGTCGCGCCCTCGTCCCCGTCGGGCTCCTCGTGCTGGTGCTGCTCCCGATCCTGCTCATGCCGCTCGCGTCGGTCTTCATCTTCGCCTTCCGCGGCGGCCTCGGGGCGTTTCTCGACGCACTGCGGAGCCCCGACGCGCAGTACGCGCTCCGCTTCAGCATCCTCATCGCCATCGTCACCTCCGCGGTCAACGCGGTGCTCGGCACCTACGCGGCCTACGTGCTGGCCAAGTACCGCTTCCCCGGGGAACGGTCGCTCGGCATCATCGTCAACCTGCCGGTGGCCATTCCGACGGTGGTGGTCGGCACCTCGCTCCTGCTCCTCTGGGGCCCCATCGGCCTCCTCGGTCTGGCGCTCGAGCCCCTCGGCCTGCAGCCCATGTTCACCCCCGTCGGCGTCCTGCTCGCGCACATCTTCGTCACCTTCCCGTACATGCTCGGGGCGGTGAAGCCGCTGCTCGACGAGTTCGAGACCACCTACGAAGAGGCGGCCTACACGATGGGGGCGAGCCGCTGGCAGACCTTCCGCCACGTGGTGCTGCCGGCGCTGCGCGGAGGCATCTTTACCGGCTCTCTCCTCACCTTCGCCCACTCGCTCGGCGAGTTCGGCGCGACCGTGATGGTCTCCGGCAACCTCCGCCTGCGCACGCAGACCGCCCCCCTCTACATCTTCGCGCAGTTCGAGGCGGGCAACGTGGCCGGCGCGAACGCCGTGGCCGCCGTGCTGGCGGTCCTCTCCTTCCTGATCTTCCTCGTGCTCCTGCGCTTCACCGGCCGGCGGGACAAGGCGGGGCACTAG